One window of the Novipirellula caenicola genome contains the following:
- the mqnC gene encoding cyclic dehypoxanthinyl futalosine synthase — translation MIAPAADNSIRDILDKAIEGQRLTSAEGLRLLESHDLAALGAAAEAVSRRMHPEPYRTYNIDRNINYTNVCTAVCDFCAFYRGPKSDEGYVLPRAELLAKIEETVALGGNQILLQGGLHPKYKLDWYEEMLGDIKRAYPEVNIHGFSPPELHHFTKVNNLSIEEVLKRLKAAGLGSIPGGGAEILVDRVRSEITRGKVMTDDWLNVMRVWHKLGGVSSSTMMFGHVETLEERIEHLHRVRELQDETGGFTAFICWTFQPDNTELSHIPPKGSFEYLKTLAVSRLFLDNVPNIQSSWVTQGLKVGQLALLFGANDMGSLMLEENVVAEAGTVHFLTLDQIRASIEELGFEARQRSVNYELVAPELEQKAIEANRKLASKDLVQLT, via the coding sequence ATGATCGCTCCTGCCGCTGATAATTCGATCCGTGACATTTTGGACAAAGCCATCGAGGGCCAACGGTTGACCTCGGCCGAAGGACTGCGTTTGCTCGAAAGCCACGACCTGGCTGCTTTGGGGGCGGCGGCCGAAGCGGTCTCGCGGCGGATGCATCCCGAGCCCTACCGGACCTACAACATCGACCGGAATATCAACTACACCAACGTCTGCACCGCGGTTTGTGATTTCTGTGCGTTCTATCGCGGTCCGAAAAGTGACGAAGGCTACGTGTTGCCTCGCGCCGAATTGTTGGCAAAGATCGAAGAGACCGTCGCGCTGGGCGGTAACCAAATCTTGCTGCAAGGCGGACTGCATCCGAAATACAAGTTGGATTGGTATGAAGAGATGCTCGGCGACATCAAACGTGCCTATCCCGAGGTGAACATTCACGGTTTCAGCCCACCCGAGCTGCACCATTTCACGAAGGTCAATAATCTTTCGATCGAAGAAGTGCTCAAGCGGCTCAAGGCAGCCGGTTTGGGCAGTATCCCTGGCGGCGGTGCTGAGATTTTGGTCGACCGCGTTCGCAGCGAGATCACTCGCGGCAAAGTCATGACCGATGACTGGTTAAACGTGATGCGAGTCTGGCACAAGCTGGGCGGCGTCAGCAGCAGTACGATGATGTTCGGACACGTCGAAACGCTGGAGGAACGGATCGAGCATCTGCACCGCGTTCGCGAGCTGCAAGACGAAACGGGTGGTTTCACCGCGTTCATTTGTTGGACGTTCCAGCCCGACAATACCGAACTGTCGCACATCCCACCCAAGGGCTCGTTTGAGTACCTAAAAACGTTGGCGGTATCGCGATTGTTCCTCGACAACGTACCGAACATTCAAAGCAGCTGGGTCACGCAAGGACTGAAGGTCGGCCAGTTGGCGTTGCTGTTTGGCGCCAACGACATGGGCAGCTTGATGCTTGAAGAAAACGTGGTCGCCGAAGCCGGCACGGTGCACTTCTTGACGCTCGATCAAATCCGCGCCTCGATCGAAGAGCTGGGGTTCGAAGCACGGCAACGCAGCGTCAACTACGAACTGGTTGCACCCGAGCTCGAGCAGAAAGCGATCGAGGCCAATCGCAAACTAGCGTCCAAAGACTTGGTACAGCTCACCTAG
- a CDS encoding arylsulfatase, protein MQSNLRLLTLLLLLFGSTALFGGSTAFAQQRPNIVIMMADDLGYGDISCYGATKIQTPNIDALASQGMMFSDAHAAASVCSPSRYGLMTGRLPWRLHRKGNGYRLESGRMTLASLVKSQGYRSAAIGKWHLGYGRNWEYPLSPGPLEAGFTYHFGVPTNHNDQYRAFVENHDFVGLVPGEKLRVVDGQAFPSGLAKPRVEDQVDSDLTAKAIEFIRENADQPFFLYFTPCAPHTHVTPAAAFRGTSQAGLLGDYVQELDSHVGEIIDTLDALGIAENTLFVFTSDNGNSPKDFKGTQNVELNLAVDSHNIRERFKTAKQEARELGHLTNGPWHDGKGSPYEGGHRVPFIVRWPGKITPQSESTQLVCLTDMMATLAEILDVELPEDAGEDSFSLVPTLLGTDPKTPLREIAFVQGDTKDNAIAIRSGDWKMIASTSGGAKVHELFDLSEDKGETKNLASGHPEIVQRLSAALEKARADGRTRPLP, encoded by the coding sequence ATGCAATCAAATCTTCGGCTGCTCACGTTGCTGTTACTGTTGTTCGGTTCGACGGCCCTGTTCGGTGGTTCGACGGCGTTTGCCCAGCAGCGTCCCAACATTGTCATCATGATGGCGGACGACCTCGGCTATGGTGACATCAGTTGTTACGGTGCAACCAAGATCCAGACGCCGAATATTGATGCGTTGGCAAGCCAAGGCATGATGTTCAGCGATGCTCACGCCGCCGCTTCGGTTTGCTCGCCATCGCGTTATGGGTTAATGACAGGACGGTTGCCATGGCGACTTCATCGTAAGGGCAATGGTTATCGGCTCGAGTCCGGGCGGATGACACTCGCCTCGCTGGTCAAATCGCAGGGCTACCGTTCTGCCGCGATAGGCAAGTGGCATCTTGGCTATGGGCGGAACTGGGAATATCCGCTGAGCCCCGGGCCGTTGGAAGCCGGGTTTACCTATCACTTTGGCGTTCCCACCAATCACAATGACCAATACCGTGCGTTCGTCGAAAATCACGACTTTGTCGGTTTGGTTCCCGGCGAAAAGTTACGCGTCGTTGACGGGCAAGCGTTTCCCTCGGGACTGGCAAAACCACGAGTGGAAGACCAAGTCGATTCCGATTTGACGGCGAAGGCAATCGAGTTCATCCGAGAGAACGCGGACCAGCCGTTCTTTCTTTACTTTACCCCCTGTGCGCCGCACACGCATGTGACCCCGGCGGCGGCGTTTCGCGGGACAAGCCAAGCGGGGCTGCTTGGCGATTACGTGCAAGAGCTCGATTCGCATGTGGGCGAAATCATCGACACGTTGGACGCGTTGGGAATCGCTGAGAACACGCTGTTTGTCTTTACCAGTGACAACGGCAACAGTCCAAAAGATTTCAAGGGCACGCAAAACGTCGAGCTGAATTTGGCGGTGGATTCGCACAATATCCGCGAGCGGTTCAAAACGGCTAAACAGGAGGCTCGAGAACTGGGGCACCTCACCAACGGGCCATGGCATGATGGAAAAGGATCGCCGTACGAAGGCGGCCACCGGGTTCCCTTTATCGTGCGGTGGCCAGGAAAAATCACACCTCAATCCGAATCGACCCAGTTGGTTTGTTTGACCGACATGATGGCTACGCTGGCCGAGATCCTCGACGTCGAACTGCCTGAGGATGCGGGCGAAGATTCCTTTAGCCTCGTTCCCACGCTGCTTGGGACCGATCCCAAGACACCACTTCGTGAGATCGCCTTTGTTCAAGGTGACACGAAAGACAATGCGATTGCGATTCGTTCAGGCGATTGGAAGATGATTGCATCGACCAGCGGAGGGGCCAAAGTCCATGAGCTGTTTGATTTGTCCGAGGACAAAGGGGAAACCAAGAACTTGGCCAGCGGACATCCCGAAATCGTCCAGCGATTGTCCGCTGCGTTGGAGAAAGCTCGCGCCGACGGTCGCACGCGACCGCTGCCGTAG
- a CDS encoding TlpA disulfide reductase family protein produces MSRSPRFVHSLRYSVYLSFAFLAVIALGCSNSETTDSSDAADDAKLPFTQPTDSVGDVNSAGEGRADAAANTDDARQTPPRLSGPASASPSSAAMPEHAHSDHPDHEHPNEVSGAATAGEVIPMGEAIPAGEAIPAGAAQPDESTPKLLTIADPAANETADPKRRQLRANLTPDELREFLAGADSDIQAIASGTSGIQDPKEAFAEMRRISQMKLEASRRLQNHADANAEARSDGARGELQSLSHLAALGDLKSAQELEKLATTNLDSEDQALVTDSRLVLIGFAIESLQNGEADAPQRIVQQVRGLANSDASSDIPAMMVMGQARQVLSQFDHNAEAKAVRDTIIELYADSSDPQIAKMAAQLAGSVQFDEIDRLLQQAIVGESIDTDRWTAAVDALLTASPDLQTVQYLAGAALQFEGLNRQDLATATYNKLQSQFSDPNTATGQEVQLAIRARQSRIDAIGKTFDPDLKSIDGGELSIADYRGKIVLMPLWAMGFPESLQLIPHLQELEEQSPDEIAIVGVNLDPTNAPVAEFMRQNKLNFSSYRAESSATAEVPNQVAARFGMVSMPFLVVLDQEGRVASIDYTIGQLQQTLKRLQN; encoded by the coding sequence ATGTCACGCTCCCCTCGCTTCGTTCACTCGCTTCGCTACAGCGTTTATTTGTCGTTCGCATTTCTAGCCGTTATCGCGCTGGGATGCAGCAATAGCGAGACGACCGATTCATCCGATGCCGCCGACGATGCAAAGTTGCCGTTTACGCAGCCGACCGATTCCGTTGGCGACGTCAACAGCGCAGGGGAGGGCAGGGCGGATGCGGCGGCAAACACCGACGATGCCCGTCAAACGCCACCGAGGTTGTCGGGTCCTGCTTCGGCGAGTCCATCATCCGCGGCGATGCCCGAGCACGCTCATTCGGATCATCCAGATCACGAGCACCCCAACGAGGTTAGCGGAGCTGCAACCGCTGGCGAAGTCATTCCAATGGGTGAAGCGATTCCGGCGGGCGAAGCCATACCAGCCGGCGCGGCACAGCCCGACGAATCGACTCCGAAATTGTTGACGATCGCCGATCCGGCAGCCAACGAAACCGCCGATCCAAAGCGACGTCAATTACGAGCGAACTTGACTCCCGATGAACTTCGTGAGTTCCTAGCGGGCGCTGATAGCGACATTCAAGCGATCGCAAGCGGCACATCGGGAATCCAAGATCCCAAAGAAGCCTTTGCAGAGATGCGACGAATTTCGCAAATGAAACTCGAAGCATCGCGACGTTTACAAAATCATGCGGATGCCAACGCCGAAGCTCGCAGCGATGGTGCTCGCGGCGAACTGCAGTCGCTTTCGCATCTTGCCGCATTAGGCGATTTGAAATCAGCACAGGAGCTCGAGAAACTTGCGACGACCAACCTTGATTCAGAGGATCAGGCTCTGGTCACCGACAGCCGATTGGTGTTGATTGGATTCGCAATCGAGTCGCTGCAAAACGGCGAAGCCGATGCACCGCAGCGGATTGTTCAGCAGGTCCGTGGCTTAGCGAATTCCGACGCATCTTCGGATATCCCTGCGATGATGGTGATGGGGCAAGCTCGCCAAGTGTTGTCTCAATTTGATCATAACGCCGAAGCCAAAGCGGTTCGCGATACCATCATCGAACTGTACGCCGATTCATCCGATCCTCAGATCGCAAAGATGGCGGCTCAATTGGCGGGCAGTGTTCAGTTTGACGAGATCGACCGATTGCTACAACAAGCGATCGTAGGCGAATCGATCGATACCGACCGATGGACCGCTGCCGTGGATGCGTTACTGACCGCGTCGCCGGACCTTCAAACGGTTCAGTACTTGGCAGGTGCCGCACTGCAATTCGAAGGGCTTAATCGACAAGACCTTGCCACCGCGACCTACAACAAGTTGCAGTCACAATTTTCCGATCCCAACACCGCAACGGGGCAAGAGGTGCAGTTGGCGATTCGCGCCCGCCAATCCCGCATCGACGCGATTGGAAAAACGTTTGATCCCGACTTAAAATCGATCGATGGCGGCGAGTTATCGATCGCGGATTATCGTGGCAAAATTGTCTTGATGCCGTTGTGGGCGATGGGGTTCCCGGAATCGTTACAGTTGATTCCTCATTTGCAAGAGCTTGAAGAACAATCGCCGGACGAGATCGCGATCGTCGGCGTGAACTTGGATCCCACCAACGCTCCGGTGGCGGAGTTCATGCGACAGAACAAGCTAAACTTCTCAAGCTATCGAGCCGAGTCGTCTGCCACCGCCGAAGTTCCCAACCAAGTTGCGGCCCGATTTGGCATGGTGTCGATGCCGTTCCTGGTGGTGCTCGACCAAGAGGGCCGCGTCGCATCGATTGACTACACGATCGGACAACTGCAACAAACCTTGAAACGGCTGCAGAATTAG
- a CDS encoding RluA family pseudouridine synthase, with protein MTSESAIKVLWDGESMLAVEKPAGLSTQSPPGADSLESRLRTQFSDRSDYFAVVHRLDRPVSGVVLIALRKRVAKLLSEQFATRKVDKQYLAVVAGKIEPVEPLWTDYLRKVPDQPRAERAAENDPEAKFAETRVEVVRYCRERDRTLVRLFPHTGRMHQLRIQSALRGHPILGDSLYGENGSENAVAGASAGLQSTNQTRIMLHAESITFHHPKSGVRVTVGCPADELQQIV; from the coding sequence ATGACGAGTGAGAGTGCGATCAAGGTGTTATGGGACGGCGAATCGATGTTGGCCGTCGAAAAACCAGCAGGACTGTCGACGCAATCGCCCCCAGGTGCCGATAGCCTCGAATCACGTTTACGAACCCAGTTTTCCGATCGTAGCGATTATTTCGCGGTCGTTCATCGGCTTGATCGACCCGTCAGCGGCGTGGTGCTGATTGCCCTACGAAAACGGGTCGCCAAACTGCTGTCCGAACAATTCGCCACACGTAAGGTCGATAAGCAGTATTTGGCAGTCGTTGCGGGGAAAATCGAGCCCGTCGAACCGCTGTGGACGGACTATCTAAGAAAGGTCCCCGATCAGCCGCGAGCCGAGCGTGCCGCCGAGAACGATCCCGAGGCAAAGTTCGCCGAAACCCGCGTCGAAGTCGTGCGTTATTGCCGTGAACGCGATCGCACGCTCGTTCGGCTGTTTCCCCACACCGGCCGGATGCATCAACTGAGGATCCAATCGGCACTGCGAGGCCATCCGATTCTGGGCGATTCGCTGTATGGCGAGAACGGTTCTGAAAACGCCGTTGCGGGGGCCTCGGCGGGGCTGCAGTCTACGAATCAAACGCGAATCATGCTGCATGCCGAATCGATCACGTTTCATCACCCCAAGAGCGGCGTTCGTGTCACGGTTGGATGCCCTGCGGACGAATTGCAGCAAATCGTGTAG
- a CDS encoding (5-formylfuran-3-yl)methyl phosphate synthase: MTDLLVSVRDDGEFEETLAAGVGIIDFKEPRQGPLAPVDPAVWHSAALRIAETNPPRGVDPGGGDASIASRPRLSAALGEAEGGWQSVVSRLPRAFDFAKIGPSGIKTSAAMQQLWKSASLCIGPNTELVAVAYADSESASCLPTEQVFQLAGECGFRRCLVDTFVKDGRSSIEHLGYERLRTLGRIADQASMKWSLAGSIRLAMVELLVAEGVFPDCYAVRGDVCDQGRRGRLCASRMKSWVDRVALLQPQSLGPIESR; the protein is encoded by the coding sequence GTGACGGATCTGCTAGTCAGTGTGAGGGACGATGGTGAGTTTGAAGAGACGCTTGCCGCAGGAGTGGGGATCATCGACTTCAAAGAGCCACGCCAAGGTCCGCTAGCGCCGGTGGACCCCGCGGTCTGGCACTCGGCCGCACTGCGGATAGCCGAAACGAATCCGCCTCGCGGCGTTGATCCGGGGGGGGGCGACGCCTCGATCGCCTCGCGGCCGCGGCTTTCCGCTGCCCTCGGTGAAGCCGAAGGTGGGTGGCAATCGGTCGTGTCGCGGCTGCCCCGAGCGTTTGATTTTGCCAAGATCGGGCCGTCGGGAATCAAAACGTCCGCCGCGATGCAACAGCTGTGGAAATCGGCGTCGCTGTGCATCGGACCGAACACTGAATTGGTGGCCGTCGCCTATGCCGACAGCGAATCGGCATCATGCTTGCCGACGGAACAGGTGTTTCAATTGGCCGGAGAGTGCGGGTTTCGTCGCTGCTTGGTCGATACGTTCGTTAAAGACGGACGCTCGTCAATCGAACATCTAGGCTACGAGCGGTTGCGGACGCTCGGCCGCATCGCCGATCAGGCGTCGATGAAATGGTCGTTGGCGGGATCGATTCGCTTAGCGATGGTCGAGCTGCTTGTTGCGGAAGGTGTTTTTCCGGATTGTTACGCGGTCCGCGGCGATGTGTGTGATCAGGGACGCCGTGGTCGTTTGTGTGCGTCGCGAATGAAATCGTGGGTCGATCGTGTGGCGTTGTTGCAGCCACAATCACTCGGCCCAATCGAGTCCCGTTAA
- a CDS encoding ribonuclease D: MPSLNIQSQVLKYESINNHAELEVLCEEIAKCRFIGFDTEFVSEDSYRPELCLIQVAFGDRLAIIDPYRVETTDPFWEVLSQPGRVVIAHAAREEIRFCYRFSGKPIAGLFDTQLAAGFVGMEYPASLATLVQRLVGKSLPKGETRTNWRHRPLSRDQITYALHDVVDLEKMYHQLNTMVCDLNRETWVAEETANLQQKVIDAETRENWHRVSGSSGLNPRQLETVRQLWLWREDRARETDRIPRRVMRDDLLVELAKKASTNIDKIRSIRGLERRGYTGQYEAIAEAIRVALDTPDEDLPRRPRGTRRSVSPMLSQFLSTSIACISRQHKLAPPIVGNADDVRELLGYELEHRKNDPEPSLLKGWRGDIVGKSFRKLLAGELAIRVADVSETQPLEFIEVKE; the protein is encoded by the coding sequence TTGCCGTCCCTCAACATTCAAAGCCAAGTTTTGAAGTACGAGTCCATCAACAATCACGCGGAGCTCGAAGTTCTCTGTGAAGAGATCGCCAAATGCCGTTTCATCGGATTTGATACCGAGTTTGTATCCGAAGATAGCTACCGTCCAGAACTGTGCTTGATCCAGGTCGCTTTTGGGGACCGTTTGGCGATCATCGATCCCTATCGGGTGGAAACCACCGACCCATTTTGGGAAGTGCTTTCCCAACCAGGGCGCGTTGTGATCGCACACGCGGCACGCGAAGAGATTCGTTTTTGCTATCGCTTTTCCGGAAAACCGATCGCGGGTCTGTTTGATACACAGCTTGCCGCCGGCTTCGTGGGGATGGAGTACCCCGCATCGCTAGCAACGCTGGTGCAGCGATTGGTGGGCAAGTCGCTACCGAAAGGCGAAACGCGAACCAATTGGCGGCATCGCCCGTTGAGCAGGGATCAGATCACCTACGCGCTGCACGACGTGGTCGATCTGGAAAAGATGTACCACCAACTCAATACGATGGTCTGTGATTTGAACCGGGAAACGTGGGTTGCCGAAGAAACGGCCAACCTGCAGCAAAAGGTCATCGACGCAGAGACTCGCGAAAATTGGCATCGTGTCAGCGGTTCGTCGGGGCTAAACCCTCGGCAATTGGAAACCGTTCGCCAATTGTGGTTGTGGCGTGAAGACCGTGCTCGCGAAACCGACCGAATTCCACGTCGTGTGATGCGAGATGATTTGCTGGTCGAATTGGCCAAAAAAGCCTCGACGAACATCGACAAGATCCGCAGTATCCGCGGTCTCGAGCGACGTGGGTATACCGGCCAATACGAAGCGATTGCCGAAGCGATCCGCGTCGCGTTGGACACGCCGGACGAGGATCTGCCGCGTCGGCCGCGTGGCACGCGGCGTTCGGTTTCACCGATGTTAAGCCAATTTCTATCGACGTCGATCGCTTGCATCAGCCGGCAACACAAACTCGCCCCGCCGATCGTCGGCAACGCGGACGATGTTCGCGAGCTATTGGGTTACGAATTGGAACATCGCAAAAACGATCCCGAGCCATCGCTGCTGAAGGGATGGCGAGGCGACATTGTCGGCAAATCGTTCCGCAAACTTCTGGCCGGTGAACTTGCGATTCGCGTTGCGGATGTCAGCGAAACGCAACCCCTCGAATTCATCGAAGTCAAAGAATAG
- a CDS encoding menaquinone biosynthesis protein, protein MTSSLPNAPLRIGAVSYLNTKPLVWGLRERLGDRGELSFNLPSRLADDLHSGKLDVALIPSVEYLRDPSHTIVSDAVIGCRGPVWSVRLLSRVPAAEIKRLALDEGSRTSAALLQILLWEIHGIRPEIVPFAMEQTPEAIDADAMLMIGDRAMHPAPRCYQEIWDLGDRWCRWTELPFVFAMWVARAGVDVGDLATALEASRDEGIASLEEIAACEAAAHGLTNEDLYRYFAENLHYTLGPDERTALDEFRRRAVSLGLVPDSSFPIETS, encoded by the coding sequence ATGACATCTTCACTGCCTAACGCTCCGCTTCGCATTGGTGCGGTTTCGTATCTGAATACCAAGCCGTTGGTGTGGGGATTACGCGAGCGTTTGGGGGATCGTGGCGAATTGTCCTTCAATTTGCCCAGCCGATTGGCGGATGATCTGCACTCCGGCAAATTGGATGTGGCCCTGATTCCCTCGGTCGAGTACCTGCGTGATCCCTCGCATACCATTGTTTCGGATGCCGTGATCGGTTGCCGAGGCCCGGTGTGGAGTGTTCGTTTGCTCAGCCGCGTTCCGGCCGCCGAAATCAAGCGATTGGCATTGGACGAAGGCAGTCGCACGAGCGCCGCACTGCTGCAAATTTTGCTGTGGGAAATTCACGGCATTCGGCCCGAGATTGTTCCCTTTGCAATGGAACAGACGCCTGAGGCGATCGATGCCGACGCAATGCTGATGATCGGCGATCGCGCAATGCATCCGGCCCCTCGCTGTTACCAAGAAATATGGGATTTGGGTGATCGATGGTGCCGATGGACTGAATTACCCTTTGTGTTTGCAATGTGGGTCGCACGTGCCGGGGTGGACGTCGGCGATTTAGCGACGGCGCTCGAAGCGTCGCGTGACGAGGGCATCGCATCGCTCGAAGAGATCGCGGCGTGTGAAGCTGCCGCCCATGGGCTAACCAACGAAGACCTATACCGTTATTTTGCTGAGAATCTGCATTACACGCTGGGCCCCGATGAACGGACTGCATTGGACGAATTCCGTCGCCGTGCGGTCTCGCTTGGCCTTGTTCCTGATTCAAGCTTTCCCATTGAAACGTCCTAA
- a CDS encoding DUF6513 domain-containing protein → MLTTIQPADDHHYHFITGRLAEHAVREIAASLAKEYSFTYSIGVMPITVAALMTTKWLLRHLNIPESTTHVIVPGYLETGYNELQNSVKTPVICGPKDCRDLPEVFGKPRPKVAPNEYDIQIIAEINHAPRMSIDSVLRTAKQLHESGADVIDFGCDPASRCNNIGDYIGVLVDAGFKVSVDTFDTWEATEAINQGASLVLSVNSTNCHAAKDWGAEVVVIPDQVDDKKSFEKTINYLARHHVSMRLDPILEPIGTGLVASLIRYADTRREYPELEMMMGIGNLTELTEVDSAGINFLLLGICQELGIRSVLTTEVINWARSSVRECAEARKLVYYSIKNRVPPKHLSNALVQLRDPKLKSFPATMLQSLATTLKDNNYRIYAQDDTIHLLSAGMHLQQSDPFELFDQLLQRPESSNVDPGHAFYLGYEMAKASIALQLGKQYDQDQALRWGMLTKEENLHRIERKSRHPKP, encoded by the coding sequence ATGCTAACGACCATCCAGCCTGCCGATGACCACCATTATCACTTCATCACCGGTCGGCTTGCCGAGCATGCGGTGCGAGAGATTGCGGCATCGCTAGCGAAGGAATATTCGTTCACCTATTCGATCGGAGTGATGCCGATCACGGTGGCCGCTTTGATGACAACCAAATGGTTGCTGCGGCACTTGAATATCCCCGAATCGACGACTCATGTGATCGTACCGGGCTACTTGGAAACGGGTTACAACGAACTGCAAAACAGCGTAAAAACACCGGTAATTTGCGGCCCAAAAGACTGCCGCGACCTTCCCGAGGTGTTTGGTAAACCGCGTCCCAAAGTCGCTCCGAACGAGTACGACATTCAGATCATTGCCGAGATCAACCACGCGCCCCGCATGTCGATCGACAGCGTGCTGCGAACCGCAAAACAACTACATGAATCGGGGGCCGATGTGATCGATTTCGGCTGCGACCCCGCATCACGTTGCAACAACATCGGCGATTACATCGGCGTGTTGGTCGACGCCGGATTTAAAGTTTCAGTGGATACGTTCGACACTTGGGAAGCAACTGAAGCGATCAACCAAGGCGCATCGCTTGTGTTGTCAGTGAACTCAACGAACTGTCACGCAGCGAAAGATTGGGGCGCCGAAGTGGTGGTGATTCCAGACCAAGTTGACGATAAAAAAAGTTTTGAAAAAACGATCAATTATTTGGCGAGACATCACGTTTCAATGCGATTGGACCCCATTTTGGAACCGATCGGCACAGGGCTTGTTGCGAGTTTAATTCGCTATGCGGACACCCGCCGCGAGTATCCCGAACTTGAAATGATGATGGGGATTGGCAATTTGACAGAACTGACCGAAGTGGATTCGGCTGGCATCAACTTCTTGTTGCTTGGTATCTGTCAAGAACTCGGCATTCGCAGTGTGCTGACAACCGAGGTGATCAATTGGGCACGATCCTCGGTACGTGAATGCGCCGAAGCAAGAAAATTGGTTTACTACAGCATCAAAAATCGTGTGCCACCGAAGCACTTATCCAACGCATTGGTGCAACTACGTGATCCGAAACTTAAATCGTTTCCCGCCACCATGCTCCAATCGCTTGCCACGACACTGAAAGACAACAATTACCGCATCTATGCACAAGATGACACGATTCATTTGTTATCGGCGGGAATGCACTTACAACAATCCGATCCCTTCGAATTGTTTGACCAATTGCTGCAGCGTCCCGAATCAAGCAACGTCGATCCCGGCCATGCGTTTTATCTCGGTTACGAGATGGCCAAAGCATCGATTGCGTTGCAGTTAGGCAAACAATACGACCAAGACCAAGCATTGCGATGGGGAATGCTGACAAAGGAAGAAAATTTGCATCGAATCGAGCGAAAAAGCCGCCACCCGAAGCCATGA